A window of Clavibacter michiganensis contains these coding sequences:
- a CDS encoding HD domain-containing protein — translation MPAWAMRIADFPVPDTVAARGAIELATSYQSAAITAHGIRSWLWAEAFAVVEGLAEVDHEILYVSAVLHDIGTVTEFDNHTVSYEHAGGHVGVALTAGAGWPAARRQRVLDAIVRHNWPSVDPELDVEGHLLEVGTGLDISGARPDALPEEFLREVLAAHPRGALAAEFGACVRDQAERKPDTAARRLVDGGLVRKLAENPLERLG, via the coding sequence ATGCCAGCATGGGCCATGCGCATCGCCGACTTCCCCGTGCCCGACACGGTCGCCGCCCGCGGAGCCATCGAGCTCGCGACCTCGTACCAGTCCGCCGCCATCACGGCCCACGGGATCCGCTCGTGGCTGTGGGCGGAGGCGTTCGCCGTGGTCGAGGGGCTCGCGGAGGTGGACCACGAGATCCTCTACGTCTCCGCCGTGCTGCACGACATCGGCACGGTCACCGAGTTCGACAACCACACCGTCTCGTACGAGCACGCGGGCGGGCACGTCGGCGTCGCGCTCACGGCCGGCGCCGGCTGGCCCGCCGCGCGGCGACAGCGCGTGCTCGACGCGATCGTGCGGCACAACTGGCCGTCGGTGGATCCGGAGCTCGACGTCGAGGGGCACCTCCTGGAGGTCGGGACCGGCCTCGACATCTCCGGCGCGCGGCCCGATGCGCTGCCCGAGGAGTTCCTCCGCGAGGTGCTGGCCGCCCACCCGCGCGGGGCGCTCGCCGCCGAGTTCGGCGCGTGCGTGCGCGACCAGGCGGAGCGGAAGCCCGACACGGCCGCCCGCCGCCTCGTCGACGGAGGCCTCGTGCGGAAGCTCGCGGAGAACCCGCTGGAGCGGCTCGGATGA
- a CDS encoding YhgE/Pip family protein, whose translation MRLIPLVRAELTRLTATTMSKVALVALVLVPVLYGGLYLWANQDPYSSLDKVPAALVVADQGATVDGKPVDYGTDVAKDVLDDASFDWHEVSSAEARTGLEDGTYDFTLTIPSGFSAALSSSSGTDPQQARVVMATDDANSYLATTIAQQAGARITKSVASRVGTEAAGKLLLGLADVRSSLGDAASGAQQLVDGTATARSGADDLAAGNGKLATGADTLSSGLGQLRTGTAQLPAQTKQLAKGADQVASGAATLSSGATELSTGAAALTPGAQQTAAGAREVADGNAQIAALGSPATASVDQLAGRVPALRTAIQDRMAKAGIPQADIDAALAKLDVLGTDITGAAAKADGLNTQLQRLATGSEQVAQGSAQVAAGAAKLQTGSAALAQGAGTLASGSSQVATGADALAKASPALADGIAQAADGSATLATGAHSASDGATSLATGLGTLQDGTTKLRDGLDSGLDQIPASTEAQRGAQADTIGDPVALRQDAVTQAGEYGAGLAPFFISLAAWIGIYALFLIVKPLSRRAITARKAPLRITLAGWLTPALLGVVQMAGLYAIVAGALGFRIAHPLAMYGTMVLASITFAAIILALNVLLGSVGQFLGLVLMVVQLVTAGGTFPWQTLPGPLAALHHVLPMSFAVDALRQLMYGGDLGQAAQDAGVLALWLVAGLAVALAGAIRITSHRTLRDLRPSLIG comes from the coding sequence ATGAGACTCATCCCCCTGGTGCGCGCCGAGCTGACGCGCCTCACCGCCACCACCATGTCCAAGGTCGCGCTCGTCGCGCTCGTGCTGGTGCCCGTGCTCTACGGCGGCCTGTACCTCTGGGCGAACCAGGATCCGTACAGCAGCCTCGACAAGGTCCCCGCCGCGCTCGTCGTGGCCGACCAGGGCGCCACGGTCGACGGGAAGCCGGTCGACTACGGCACCGACGTCGCGAAGGACGTGCTCGACGACGCCTCGTTCGATTGGCACGAGGTCTCCTCCGCCGAGGCGCGCACGGGCCTCGAGGACGGCACGTACGACTTCACGCTGACCATCCCGTCCGGCTTCTCCGCGGCGCTCTCGTCGTCCTCGGGCACGGATCCGCAGCAGGCCCGCGTGGTCATGGCCACCGACGACGCGAACAGCTACCTCGCCACCACCATCGCGCAGCAGGCCGGCGCGCGGATCACGAAGTCGGTCGCCTCGCGCGTCGGCACCGAGGCCGCGGGCAAGCTCCTGCTCGGCCTCGCGGACGTGCGCTCGAGCCTCGGCGACGCGGCCTCGGGCGCACAGCAGCTCGTGGACGGGACGGCCACCGCGCGCTCCGGCGCCGACGACCTGGCGGCCGGGAACGGGAAGCTCGCGACCGGCGCCGACACGCTCTCCTCCGGCCTCGGCCAGCTCCGCACGGGCACGGCGCAGCTCCCCGCGCAGACGAAGCAGCTCGCCAAGGGTGCCGACCAGGTCGCGTCCGGCGCGGCCACGCTCTCCTCCGGCGCGACCGAGCTGTCGACCGGCGCGGCGGCGCTCACGCCGGGCGCGCAGCAGACCGCGGCGGGCGCGCGCGAGGTCGCCGACGGCAACGCGCAGATCGCGGCCCTCGGATCGCCCGCCACCGCGAGCGTGGACCAGCTCGCCGGGAGGGTCCCGGCGCTCCGGACCGCCATCCAGGACCGCATGGCGAAGGCGGGCATCCCGCAGGCCGACATCGACGCGGCCCTCGCGAAGCTCGACGTGCTCGGCACCGACATCACGGGCGCCGCCGCGAAGGCCGACGGCCTCAACACCCAGCTCCAGCGGCTCGCGACCGGCAGTGAGCAGGTCGCCCAGGGCAGCGCGCAGGTCGCCGCCGGCGCCGCGAAGCTGCAGACCGGATCCGCCGCGCTCGCCCAGGGCGCGGGCACGCTCGCGTCCGGCAGCTCGCAGGTCGCGACGGGCGCCGACGCGCTCGCGAAGGCCTCCCCCGCCCTCGCGGACGGCATCGCGCAGGCCGCCGACGGCAGCGCGACCCTCGCCACGGGCGCGCACTCCGCGTCCGACGGCGCGACCTCGCTCGCGACCGGACTCGGCACGCTGCAGGACGGCACCACGAAGCTCCGCGACGGCCTCGACTCGGGGCTCGACCAGATCCCCGCGTCCACCGAGGCCCAGCGCGGCGCGCAGGCCGACACGATCGGCGACCCGGTCGCGCTCCGCCAGGACGCCGTGACGCAGGCCGGCGAGTACGGCGCCGGGCTCGCGCCGTTCTTCATCAGCCTCGCCGCGTGGATCGGGATCTACGCGCTGTTCCTCATCGTGAAGCCGCTGTCGCGCCGGGCGATCACGGCCCGCAAGGCGCCGCTCAGGATCACGCTCGCGGGCTGGCTCACGCCCGCGCTCCTCGGCGTCGTGCAGATGGCGGGCCTCTACGCGATCGTCGCCGGGGCGCTCGGCTTCCGCATCGCCCACCCGCTCGCGATGTACGGGACGATGGTGCTCGCCTCCATCACGTTCGCGGCGATCATCCTCGCCCTCAACGTGCTGCTCGGCAGCGTCGGCCAGTTCCTCGGGCTCGTGCTCATGGTCGTGCAGCTCGTCACCGCGGGCGGCACGTTCCCCTGGCAGACGCTGCCGGGGCCGCTCGCGGCGCTGCACCACGTGCTGCCGATGAGCTTCGCGGTGGATGCGCTGCGCCAGCTCATGTACGGCGGCGACCTCGGGCAGGCCGCCCAGGATGCGGGCGTGCTCGCGCTGTGGCTGGTCGCGGGGCTCGCGGTCGCGCTGGCCGGGGCGATCCGCATCACGTCGCACCGCACGCTGCGCGATCTGCGGCCGTCGCTCATCGGCTGA
- a CDS encoding TetR/AcrR family transcriptional regulator, protein MTSLASARAPRKDAATNRQALVDAAVVALDRDPDASLETIAAAAGLSRRAVYGHFATRDDLVREVLQRGARRVVEALAGIAHDDSRIHIALIGARLWAEVEQVRVMARVAVRGPHAREVGAELAPLRAELQRVVERGIAAGELRGDIPAPTLARLIEGGAFAVLDEATRSDIGRAEGHSLVILTSLALCGLDWRAAGELIAATPELRECTPHVAAAPATAARTEAAS, encoded by the coding sequence ATGACCTCCCTCGCCTCCGCGCGCGCGCCCCGCAAGGACGCCGCGACGAACCGCCAGGCCCTCGTGGACGCGGCCGTGGTCGCGCTCGACCGCGACCCGGACGCCTCCCTCGAGACCATCGCCGCCGCCGCCGGCCTCAGCCGCCGCGCCGTCTACGGGCACTTCGCCACGCGCGACGACCTCGTGCGCGAGGTGCTGCAGCGCGGTGCCCGGCGCGTGGTCGAGGCCCTGGCCGGGATCGCGCACGACGACAGCCGGATCCACATCGCCCTCATCGGCGCGCGCCTCTGGGCCGAGGTCGAGCAGGTGCGCGTGATGGCCCGGGTGGCCGTCCGCGGGCCGCACGCGCGCGAGGTCGGCGCCGAGCTGGCGCCGCTGCGCGCCGAGCTGCAGCGGGTGGTCGAGCGCGGCATCGCGGCGGGCGAGCTGCGCGGCGACATCCCCGCGCCCACGCTCGCGCGGCTGATCGAGGGCGGCGCGTTCGCGGTGCTCGACGAGGCGACCCGCAGCGACATCGGCCGAGCGGAGGGCCACTCGCTCGTGATCCTCACCTCGCTCGCCCTCTGCGGCCTCGACTGGCGCGCCGCCGGCGAGCTCATCGCCGCCACCCCCGAGCTCCGCGAGTGCACGCCCCACGTCGCCGCCGCGCCCGCCACCGCGGCCCGCACGGAGGCCGCGTCATGA
- a CDS encoding AraC family transcriptional regulator: MTTTLPPIGTRDASLRPRTPHADPAGIEAALVASPTAASDAASLLAPSPSGGSSIASASDATPDTASLGTGPLSLVAGAGAAVMGMAADSRAAAAATTAMPAATDAVAAPVDTATAPAPAAATTEPFLRAVMAGADIDEATTSFGSILEGIRFAPDRRTKAFSYRYAILGSERVTLRTSRIAGTQWAESGQLPEHVVTWFLEGQITVDRGSRAVTSRGQLPFLLPTGRPFQYQASSTRQNCVHLDAGFLEQTATEFHHGPARPLLFEHRSVPSAETAAVWRQAVAAAAPIITDPDASPLMRLEADLSLARATLRLFPWDDVEMPDELRAPRMAHIRVAVEYLHHNAHLPITPAEAAAAAGISTRVLQLALRRHHGQTPTEYLRGIRLRRVRAQLLDATPSTTTVRSVAEEWGFAHLGRFAASYAGAFGELPSETLRS, from the coding sequence ATGACCACCACGCTGCCCCCCATCGGGACGAGGGATGCCTCGCTCCGCCCCCGCACGCCGCACGCCGACCCCGCGGGGATCGAGGCAGCGCTCGTCGCGTCGCCGACCGCCGCGTCCGACGCCGCGTCGCTCCTCGCGCCGTCGCCGAGCGGCGGATCCTCGATCGCGTCCGCCTCCGACGCGACCCCCGACACCGCGTCGCTGGGCACCGGACCCCTCTCGCTCGTCGCCGGGGCCGGCGCGGCCGTGATGGGCATGGCCGCCGACTCCCGCGCCGCCGCCGCCGCGACGACCGCCATGCCCGCCGCGACGGACGCCGTCGCGGCGCCCGTCGACACCGCCACCGCCCCCGCTCCCGCCGCCGCGACGACCGAGCCGTTCCTGCGGGCCGTCATGGCCGGCGCCGACATCGACGAGGCCACCACGAGCTTCGGCTCGATCCTCGAGGGGATCCGCTTCGCACCGGACCGCCGCACGAAGGCCTTCTCCTACCGCTACGCGATCCTCGGCAGCGAGCGCGTCACCCTCCGCACATCGCGCATCGCCGGCACGCAGTGGGCCGAGAGCGGTCAGCTCCCGGAGCACGTGGTCACGTGGTTCCTCGAGGGGCAGATCACGGTCGACCGCGGATCCCGCGCCGTCACCTCCCGCGGCCAGCTCCCGTTCCTCCTCCCTACCGGCCGCCCGTTCCAGTACCAGGCGAGCTCCACGCGGCAGAACTGCGTCCACCTCGACGCCGGCTTCCTCGAGCAGACCGCGACCGAGTTCCACCACGGCCCCGCGCGTCCGCTGCTGTTCGAGCACCGCAGCGTGCCCAGCGCCGAGACGGCCGCCGTCTGGCGGCAGGCGGTCGCCGCAGCGGCCCCGATCATCACGGATCCGGACGCGTCGCCCCTGATGCGCCTCGAGGCCGACCTGTCCCTCGCCCGCGCGACCCTCCGCCTCTTCCCCTGGGACGACGTGGAGATGCCGGACGAGCTGCGCGCGCCGCGCATGGCCCACATCCGCGTGGCCGTGGAGTACCTGCACCACAACGCGCACCTGCCCATCACGCCCGCCGAGGCCGCGGCCGCCGCCGGAATCTCGACGCGCGTGCTCCAGCTCGCGCTCCGCCGCCACCACGGCCAGACGCCCACCGAGTACCTGCGCGGGATCCGCCTCCGCCGGGTGCGCGCGCAGCTCCTGGACGCGACGCCCAGCACCACGACCGTCCGCAGCGTCGCCGAGGAGTGGGGCTTCGCGCACCTGGGCCGGTTCGCGGCGTCGTACGCGGGCGCGTTCGGCGAGCTGCCGAGCGAGACGCTGCGGAGCTGA
- a CDS encoding AAA family ATPase — MDLHRLSVQAIGPFAGEHVIDFAELGRSGLFLLEGPTGSGKSTLIDAVVFALYGSLASEGSSRDRLHSHHAAPGVEPYVELVFETAAGIHRVRRSPQHQRPKARGTGTTNQNAAATLVRLSSPDADAGEVIGTSTQEVGTEVARIVGLTRAQFVQTVVLPQGEFAEFLRSTGEQRRLVLQSLFGTAVYERTAAQLGEMRKAAKARTDAADAKVAEALTGLREATRVDALEIADAPDTVRLLAELADAAETARADEERTRQGAATALADAERVSRALDRRRALIAREEAVRAAAEEIAGLARRVGEARRAAAVAGQLAARDRADAARTAAEVADDDARAACRTERPALASATAPALAGRRDALVAELATLADAEARERGLPRRRADVRAAEDAVAAREAEADAAEAPLAGRPAGRIPLVEARDAAAAAAGGVDQARAAVAEAEATRRRVAELEGLEARIRAARDALDARSAAATTAVRHEAELRQRKIRGLAGELAAELEDGVPCPVCGAVDHPHPAPSAPGHPDDDEIERAADARARAERAQGDAVAALSAETARHEVAAAALDGITAEAADAGVAARAARLAVAEAAGGALRAAEAAVVAHDAETERIRARRDDARAALSGLRERVIRARELLTEDEAAVRAALADRDGDGTAGTAHTADDDTAPVPRVAALVADRAAERALVDRLIALGTARERTAAEAAARTAELAQALADRAFATEEEARAAALPPAELEAAAGRVAAHEREQAVVAEGLVDPEVASLTGAEDPDPDAARAALDAAQAAARASAERAARARDRADRSASALARHDAARRESARAGDQARAAIRMAEVANAITPENTRGTTLGTYVLLRRFEDVVQAANARLRIMSSGRYELEVSEEREATSRSRKTGLALQIRDHVVDRVREPASFSGGETFYASLALALGLADVVQAEAGGLQLGTLFVDEGFGTLDPETLDAVMSELGRLSSGGRTVGIVSHVEELKQRVADRIEVRRRADGSSTLTSTVADPA; from the coding sequence ATGGACCTGCACCGCCTCTCCGTCCAGGCCATCGGGCCGTTCGCCGGCGAGCACGTCATCGACTTCGCGGAGCTCGGGCGCTCGGGGCTCTTCCTGCTGGAGGGGCCGACCGGATCCGGCAAGTCGACGCTCATCGACGCCGTCGTGTTCGCGCTCTACGGGTCGCTCGCGAGCGAGGGCTCGAGCCGCGATCGGCTGCACAGCCACCACGCGGCGCCCGGCGTGGAGCCGTACGTGGAGCTGGTGTTCGAGACGGCCGCGGGGATCCACCGCGTGCGCCGCAGCCCGCAGCACCAGCGGCCCAAGGCCCGCGGCACGGGCACCACGAACCAGAACGCGGCGGCGACGCTCGTGCGGCTGTCGTCGCCGGACGCCGACGCGGGCGAGGTGATCGGCACCAGCACCCAGGAGGTGGGCACGGAGGTCGCGCGGATCGTGGGCCTCACGCGCGCCCAGTTCGTGCAGACGGTCGTGCTGCCCCAGGGCGAGTTCGCGGAGTTCCTGCGGTCGACCGGCGAGCAGCGGCGGCTCGTGCTGCAGTCGCTGTTCGGCACGGCCGTGTACGAGCGGACCGCCGCGCAGCTCGGCGAGATGCGCAAGGCCGCGAAGGCGCGCACCGACGCCGCGGACGCCAAGGTCGCCGAGGCGCTCACGGGGCTCCGCGAGGCGACGCGGGTGGATGCGCTGGAGATCGCCGACGCCCCCGACACCGTGCGGCTGCTGGCCGAGCTGGCGGACGCCGCGGAGACGGCGCGGGCGGACGAGGAGCGAACTCGACAGGGCGCGGCGACCGCGCTCGCCGACGCGGAGCGCGTCTCCCGCGCGCTCGACCGGCGGCGGGCGCTGATCGCGCGCGAGGAGGCCGTGCGCGCGGCGGCCGAGGAGATCGCCGGGCTGGCGCGGCGCGTCGGGGAGGCGCGGCGGGCGGCGGCGGTCGCGGGCCAGCTGGCCGCGCGCGACCGGGCGGATGCGGCGAGGACCGCGGCCGAGGTCGCCGACGACGACGCCCGCGCGGCGTGCCGGACGGAGCGGCCCGCCCTCGCGAGCGCGACCGCCCCGGCGCTGGCCGGGCGGCGCGACGCGCTCGTGGCCGAGCTGGCGACGCTCGCCGACGCGGAGGCGCGCGAGCGCGGGCTGCCCCGCCGTCGCGCCGACGTGCGGGCCGCCGAGGACGCGGTCGCGGCACGCGAGGCGGAGGCGGACGCGGCGGAGGCGCCGCTCGCGGGACGGCCGGCCGGGCGGATCCCGCTGGTCGAGGCCCGGGACGCGGCGGCTGCCGCTGCCGGCGGCGTCGACCAGGCGCGCGCGGCGGTCGCCGAGGCGGAGGCGACCCGGCGTCGCGTGGCCGAGCTCGAGGGGCTGGAGGCGCGGATCCGCGCGGCCCGGGATGCCCTCGACGCGCGCTCGGCCGCCGCGACGACCGCCGTGCGCCACGAGGCGGAGCTGCGGCAGCGGAAGATCCGCGGGCTCGCGGGCGAGCTGGCCGCGGAGCTGGAGGACGGCGTCCCGTGCCCGGTGTGCGGCGCGGTCGACCACCCGCATCCCGCGCCGAGCGCGCCCGGACATCCGGACGACGACGAGATCGAGCGGGCCGCGGACGCGCGCGCCCGGGCTGAGCGGGCGCAGGGTGACGCGGTGGCGGCGCTCTCGGCGGAGACCGCGCGGCACGAGGTGGCCGCGGCGGCGCTCGACGGGATCACGGCGGAGGCCGCCGACGCCGGGGTCGCCGCCCGCGCCGCGCGTCTCGCGGTGGCCGAGGCGGCGGGCGGCGCGCTCCGGGCTGCGGAAGCCGCGGTCGTCGCGCACGACGCGGAGACCGAGCGGATCCGCGCTCGCCGCGACGACGCCCGCGCGGCGCTCTCGGGGCTGCGCGAGCGGGTGATCCGGGCGCGCGAGCTCCTGACGGAGGACGAGGCGGCCGTGCGCGCGGCGCTCGCGGACCGGGACGGGGACGGCACCGCCGGCACCGCCCACACCGCCGACGACGACACCGCGCCCGTCCCCCGCGTCGCCGCCCTCGTCGCCGACCGCGCCGCGGAACGCGCCCTCGTCGACCGCCTCATCGCCCTCGGCACCGCGCGCGAGCGCACGGCCGCCGAGGCCGCCGCGCGCACCGCCGAGCTCGCCCAGGCGCTCGCGGACCGGGCGTTCGCGACCGAGGAGGAGGCGCGCGCCGCCGCCCTCCCGCCGGCCGAGCTCGAGGCGGCCGCCGGGCGGGTCGCCGCGCACGAGCGCGAGCAGGCCGTCGTCGCGGAGGGTCTCGTGGATCCCGAGGTCGCGTCGCTCACGGGCGCCGAGGATCCGGATCCCGACGCCGCCCGCGCCGCCCTCGACGCCGCCCAGGCCGCGGCCCGCGCCAGCGCCGAGCGCGCCGCCCGCGCGCGCGACCGGGCCGACCGGAGCGCATCCGCCCTCGCCCGGCACGACGCCGCCCGCCGCGAGAGCGCCCGCGCGGGCGACCAGGCGCGCGCCGCGATCCGCATGGCCGAGGTCGCGAACGCCATCACCCCCGAGAACACGCGCGGCACGACGCTCGGCACCTACGTGCTGCTCCGCCGCTTCGAGGACGTCGTGCAGGCCGCCAACGCGCGCCTCAGGATCATGTCGAGCGGCCGCTACGAGCTGGAGGTGAGCGAGGAGAGGGAGGCGACGAGCAGGTCCCGGAAGACGGGTCTCGCCCTGCAGATCCGCGACCACGTCGTCGACCGCGTGCGCGAGCCCGCGAGCTTCTCCGGCGGCGAGACGTTCTACGCGTCGCTCGCCCTCGCGCTCGGCCTCGCCGACGTGGTCCAGGCGGAGGCGGGCGGGCTCCAGCTCGGCACGCTGTTCGTCGACGAGGGCTTCGGCACGCTGGATCCCGAGACCCTCGACGCCGTCATGTCCGAGCTCGGGCGGCTCTCCTCGGGCGGCCGCACCGTCGGCATCGTCAGCCACGTGGAGGAGCTGAAGCAGCGCGTGGCCGACCGGATCGAGGTGCGGCGGCGAGCCGACGGGTCGTCGACCCTCACCTCCACGGTCGCCGACCCGGCCTGA
- a CDS encoding exonuclease SbcCD subunit D: protein MRILHTSDWHLGRTLHGEDLHEHHAAFLDHLVDVVREREVDVVLVAGDVYDRAVPGVPSVRLLGDALARLSALATVIVTPGNHDSAARLGFSSALLRDGLRILASAEALDAPVVLEDADGPVAFYGVPYLDPDAVRATLAAPGSPPLPRSHEAVLGTAMDRVRADAAGRPDARVVVVAHAFVTGAEPSESERDIRVGGFDQVPASAFRGADYVALGHLHGAQEVRAGGSARPVVRYSGSPLAFSFGERTQRKSSALVELAADGSTTVELIPAPVPRRLAEVTGTLAEIVDGRHADLADAWLRVHVTDPVHPAHLVARVREALPHALVVLHEPAGRVEGVRSRVVDATTDPLEVAADFVEYATGAPPTEAEALVLRQAYEHALAADRSA, encoded by the coding sequence GTGCGCATCCTCCACACGAGCGACTGGCACCTCGGGCGCACCCTCCACGGCGAGGACCTGCACGAGCATCACGCCGCGTTCCTCGACCACCTCGTCGATGTCGTGCGCGAGCGGGAGGTCGACGTCGTGCTCGTCGCGGGCGACGTCTACGACCGCGCGGTGCCTGGCGTGCCGAGCGTGCGGCTGCTCGGGGACGCGCTCGCGCGGCTGAGCGCGCTCGCGACCGTCATCGTCACCCCCGGCAACCACGACTCGGCCGCGCGGCTCGGGTTCTCGTCGGCGCTGCTGCGGGACGGGCTGCGGATCCTGGCGTCGGCGGAGGCGCTCGACGCGCCCGTCGTGCTCGAGGACGCCGACGGGCCGGTCGCGTTCTACGGGGTGCCGTACCTGGATCCGGACGCCGTGCGCGCGACGCTCGCCGCACCCGGGTCGCCTCCTCTCCCCCGCTCGCACGAGGCCGTGCTGGGCACCGCGATGGATCGGGTGCGCGCCGACGCCGCCGGCCGGCCCGACGCGCGCGTGGTCGTCGTCGCGCACGCGTTCGTCACGGGAGCGGAGCCGAGCGAGAGCGAGCGGGACATCCGCGTGGGCGGGTTCGACCAGGTGCCTGCGTCGGCGTTCCGGGGCGCGGACTACGTGGCGCTCGGGCACCTGCACGGGGCGCAGGAGGTGCGGGCGGGCGGATCCGCGCGCCCGGTCGTCCGCTACTCCGGCTCGCCGCTCGCGTTCTCCTTCGGGGAGCGCACGCAGCGGAAGTCGAGCGCGCTCGTGGAGCTGGCGGCCGACGGATCCACGACGGTCGAGCTGATCCCGGCGCCCGTGCCCAGGCGGCTGGCGGAGGTGACGGGGACGCTCGCGGAGATCGTGGACGGGCGGCACGCCGACCTCGCCGACGCGTGGCTGCGCGTGCACGTCACGGATCCCGTGCACCCGGCGCACCTGGTGGCGCGTGTGCGGGAGGCGCTGCCGCACGCGCTCGTCGTGCTGCACGAGCCCGCGGGACGGGTCGAGGGCGTGCGGTCGCGCGTGGTCGACGCGACGACGGATCCGCTCGAGGTCGCCGCCGACTTCGTCGAGTACGCGACCGGCGCTCCGCCCACCGAGGCCGAGGCGCTCGTGCTCCGGCAGGCGTACGAGCACGCCCTCGCCGCGGACCGGAGCGCCTGA